One Vicinamibacteria bacterium DNA window includes the following coding sequences:
- the dnaG gene encoding DNA primase gives MASIPQDFIDRLRSSTDIVSLVSTYVPLKASGKSFKGLCPFHSEKTPSFHVNPERQIFHCFGCQEGGDAFKFLMLYDKLSFVEAIEHLAARAGMRLPKTTGAARHEADRGVLMEIHRQAARYFRAQLDTPAGSGARAYIEARGISRETVERQGFGFAPDEWSGLLSHLTRRGIDAEAIARAGLVVPRKNSQGHYDRFRKRVMIPIRAESGQVVAFGGRILGDGEPKYLNSPESPIYNKSTLLYGFDVAKDAIRKEGSAILMEGYMDCIQAYQAGIFHAVACCGTSLTTGHARLLRRYTERIVVNFDPDPAGQRAARRSIDLLLEQGFEVLVMSLPGGKDPDGFIREDGPEAYRKLLARAPSFVDFLIRDASERYDVETPRGKAAFLDDVLPVIGKIPNRVERVGYIGPLAERAGISDQAVLSELRRHVETKAQRFQLPTPERKEIKLAERELIRFLVSTEQETAVLDELEDADIEGLATASILKAMKEVAASGELTSKRLMDRLESEAAKNQLTAILMEPSPLGPRQSPRDCLNGLRRDRLKRELSRLRRKLAHAADDDNLTAEILSLARRIETLGRVETSA, from the coding sequence ATGGCTTCGATTCCGCAGGACTTCATCGATCGGCTTCGAAGCTCGACCGACATCGTGAGCCTCGTGTCCACCTACGTTCCGCTCAAAGCGTCGGGCAAGAGCTTCAAGGGCCTCTGCCCATTTCATAGCGAGAAGACGCCCTCGTTCCACGTCAACCCCGAAAGGCAGATCTTCCACTGCTTCGGATGCCAGGAAGGGGGCGACGCGTTCAAGTTCTTGATGCTCTACGACAAGCTGTCGTTCGTCGAGGCGATCGAGCACCTCGCGGCGCGCGCGGGAATGCGCCTGCCGAAGACGACGGGCGCGGCGCGGCATGAGGCCGACCGGGGCGTGCTGATGGAGATCCATCGACAGGCGGCACGGTACTTTCGGGCACAGCTCGATACACCCGCGGGGAGCGGAGCGCGCGCCTACATCGAGGCGAGGGGGATCTCCCGGGAGACGGTCGAGAGACAGGGGTTCGGCTTCGCTCCCGACGAATGGTCGGGCCTGCTCTCCCACCTGACGCGGCGCGGCATCGATGCCGAGGCGATTGCCCGGGCGGGACTGGTCGTCCCCCGCAAGAACAGCCAGGGTCATTACGATCGCTTCCGCAAGCGGGTCATGATCCCGATCCGAGCGGAGTCCGGGCAGGTCGTGGCCTTCGGCGGACGCATTCTCGGTGACGGGGAGCCAAAGTACCTGAACTCCCCGGAAAGCCCCATCTATAACAAGAGCACGCTCCTCTATGGATTCGACGTCGCCAAGGACGCGATTCGAAAAGAAGGCTCGGCGATCCTCATGGAAGGCTACATGGACTGCATCCAGGCCTATCAAGCGGGGATCTTCCACGCGGTGGCCTGCTGTGGCACCAGCCTCACCACCGGGCATGCCCGGCTCCTGCGCCGCTACACCGAGCGGATCGTGGTCAACTTCGACCCCGACCCCGCCGGCCAGCGGGCGGCCCGTCGGAGCATCGATCTCCTTCTCGAGCAAGGCTTCGAGGTTCTGGTGATGTCGCTTCCGGGGGGAAAAGACCCCGACGGGTTCATCCGGGAAGACGGGCCCGAGGCCTACCGCAAGCTCCTCGCCCGGGCCCCCTCGTTCGTGGACTTCTTGATCCGGGACGCTTCCGAGCGCTACGATGTAGAGACGCCTAGAGGCAAGGCGGCGTTTCTCGACGACGTCCTGCCGGTGATCGGGAAGATTCCGAACCGGGTGGAGCGAGTCGGCTATATAGGCCCCCTCGCGGAGCGCGCCGGCATCTCGGACCAGGCGGTCCTGAGCGAGCTGAGGCGGCACGTGGAGACGAAAGCCCAACGGTTCCAACTCCCAACCCCAGAGCGAAAAGAGATCAAACTGGCTGAACGGGAGCTCATTCGATTCTTGGTTTCGACCGAGCAGGAGACCGCGGTCCTCGACGAGCTCGAGGATGCGGACATCGAGGGATTGGCAACCGCCTCCATATTGAAAGCGATGAAAGAAGTGGCGGCGTCGGGCGAGCTGACGTCGAAACGGCTCATGGACCGACTCGAGTCCGAGGCCGCGAAGAACCAGCTGACCGCCATCTTGATGGAGCCATCGCCCTTGGGCCCGAGGCAAAGTCCACGCGACTGCCTGAACGGGCTTCGACGAGATCGACTGAAGCGCGAGCTTTCACGACTCCGTCGGAAGCTGGCGCATGCGGCCGACGACGATAACTTGACCGCCGAGATCCTCTCCCTGGCTCGGCGCATCGAAACGTTGGGAAGGGTAGAGACGAGCGCATGA